A genomic window from Elaeis guineensis isolate ETL-2024a chromosome 3, EG11, whole genome shotgun sequence includes:
- the LOC105041331 gene encoding uncharacterized protein, which produces MTSRTTQANGDHHRRRPYAPPGGRAQYLGPSSYSSSSSSAASLKGCCCCLFLLLTFLALLAIAVILVIVLVVKPKKPQFDLQQVAVQYFLVAPSVAAGTTASAPPAAYLSLNISLLFTAENPNKVGIRYGETNFVVMYRGVPLGVATVPAFEQPAHSTRLVQTWVSVSRFNVLQADAVDLVRDAAVDDRVELHVTGDVGAKIRVLGFTSPRVQVSVQCAMVISPRKQSLTDKQCGVDGLNV; this is translated from the exons ATGACGTCTCGGACGACTCAGGCCAACGGCGACCACCACCGCCGCCGCCCCTACGCTCCGCCCGGAGGCCGCGCCCAGTACCTAGGTCCATCCTCctattcctcctcctcctcctccgcggcCTCCCTCAAGGGCTGCTGCTGctgcctcttcctcctcctcaccttcctcgcCCTCCTCGCCATCGCCGTCATCCTCGTCATCGTCCTCGTCGTCAAGCCCAAGAAGCCCCAGTTTGATCTCCAGCAGGTCGCCGTCCAGTACTTCCTCGTCGCTCCCTCCGTCGCCGCCGGAACCACCGCCTCCGCCCCGCCGGCGGCGTACCTCTCCCTCAACATCTCGCTGCTGTTCACCGCGGAGAACCCGAACAAGGTGGGGATCCGGTACGGGGAGACCAACTTCGTGGTGATGTACCGCGGGGTGCCGCTTGGCGTGGCGACGGTGCCCGCGTTCGAGCAGCCGGCCCACTCGACCCGGCTGGTCCAGACCTGGGTCAGCGTCTCCCGGTTCAACGTCCTCCAGGCCGACGCCGTCGACCTCGTCCGCGACGCCGCCGTCGACGACCGCGTCGAGCTCCACGTCACCGGCGACGTCGGTGCCAAGATCCGCGTCCTCGGCTTCACCTCCCCTCGAGTCCAG GTATCGGTGCAGTGTGCGATGGTGATCAGTCCGCGGAAGCAGTCGCTGACGGATAAGCAGTGCGGGGTGGACGGATTGAACGTCTGA